The DNA window GTGCGCGCGGCACCCATGAGCCTGGCTAGGCGCAACAAACCGCCCATGGCCGATGCTGTACATCAACACGGGCGACTCCAGCACCATAAGCGCGACCACGACGGCTTGGATATCGATGCCCCTGGCGACAATGAACGGACACACCTAGGAAAGGACGTACATAGGTAACCAATTTGTATATTAGACTCCCTTGTTCGATCTAGGTCGAGTCACGTAGGTAAGTAGGTAACAGACGTACGTAGGAAACGAAGTCATGTAGGAACGGAGAGAAGAGTCGAGCGGGGCGAGTATTTGCACTGACGATACCCCTAGGtattttttaggtgtagagatgCGTGTGCATGCATTTTAGACATACGGGGACTTCAATTAGCCACGGTCTTGCAGCATTTGTTCACTCGCTGCTTCATAACTTATCACATAACTACTGTGTATACTTCAACCATGAGTACGATGCTACAATAAATTCCGTTGAGAAAGGCGTTGATTCACATGAGCAAGTCATAACTTCACATACTCATCATGTCTATAAAGTGGAACAAATATGATGTGGCTAAAGCTTTGTCATGTGTAAAGGTGAAGTTATCACGTATGTCATTCCTCATGTATCTAGAGAACTCCTATAGAAAAGGGCACTTTTTTATAGCATGTAGTGGACACTATCTTGCCAACACATACCATATAATCCAACGATAACTAAAAGTCGAAGTTGACTAGGTGCCATGTCATCTCTAGCTCATCCGTTTTTTGGCAAAATCCAAGATCTGAACATATATACATGAGCTCTCACTTGTATAAATAGGCCCCAAATCAATAGCTAATCCACCACCCGTATCATTGAGAGTAATCAAAAACTTGCCAAGTGAAACGCACTAGCCACATCTTAGCAACAATGGCCGCCAAGATATTTGCCCTCCTTGCACTCCTTGCTCTTTCGGTGAGCGCTGCAACTGCATTCATCATTCCGCAGTGCTCACCAGTTACTGCTGCGGGGTATGAACACCCAATTGTGCGGGCCTATAGGTTACAACAGGTGCTCGCGGCGAGCATCTTAGAACAACCAATTGCCCAATTGCAACAGCAATCCTCGGCTCACCTACTAGTTCAGACCATCGTAGCGCAACTGCAACAGCAACAGTTCCTACCAGCGCTCAGTCAACTATCTATGGCAAACCCTGCCGCCTACTTGCAGCTGCAACAGCTGCTTCCTACAAACCCACTGGCTGCGGCGAATGCCATTGCATACCTGCAAGAACAACAGTTACAACAGTTCCTGCCAGCGCTCAGTCAACTAGCAATGGCGAACCCTGCCGCCTACTTGCAACAGCAACAGCTACTTCCATTCAACCAACTGGCTGGGGCGAACGCCGCTGCATACCTGCAACAGCAGCAGCCGCTTCCGTTTACCCAGTCGGCTGTTGCAACCGCTGCTGCCTACCATCAGCAACAGCAGCTGCTACAAGTTAACCCATTGGCATGGGCTAACCCATTGGCTGCCGCTTTCCTGCAGCAGCAACAATTGCTGCCATTCAACCAGATGTCTTTGATGAACCCTGCCTTGTCGTGGCAGCAACCCATCGTTGGAGGTGCCATCTTCTAGAATACAAATCAGTTGTACTTGATAACAATGTTCTTGTGTCGCCGTGTTCAACTTCCCAGAAATAATCAATACATTGATTGAGATTTATCTGAGTCTATTCCTTAATTTTACTCCCTACATAATCAATTGAAAAATATCAAATCATAACTACATCCACATGCTTGATTAATACGTAGACAATACCACATTACATCATCAATATCAAGATGTGCCAGCGTGACCTCTTGAATGGTCTCATTTGGCTGTGTGCGTGGGTGTTCATAAGATAGATGCAACTGTACGTGCGTGTAGTTGAGTACTTGCATCTATTGTATGTTGTTTTAAGAAAGTCA is part of the Miscanthus floridulus cultivar M001 chromosome 9, ASM1932011v1, whole genome shotgun sequence genome and encodes:
- the LOC136483090 gene encoding kafirin PSKR2-like, with the translated sequence MAAKIFALLALLALSVSAATAFIIPQCSPVTAAGYEHPIVRAYRLQQVLAASILEQPIAQLQQQSSAHLLVQTIVAQLQQQQFLPALSQLSMANPAAYLQLQQLLPTNPLAAANAIAYLQEQQLQQFLPALSQLAMANPAAYLQQQQLLPFNQLAGANAAAYLQQQQPLPFTQSAVATAAAYHQQQQLLQVNPLAWANPLAAAFLQQQQLLPFNQMSLMNPALSWQQPIVGGAIF